The Nostoc sp. 'Lobaria pulmonaria (5183) cyanobiont' genome window below encodes:
- a CDS encoding Swt1 family HEPN domain-containing protein — protein MSVSNRERVGRVLDLLRDGLYPFVEREMRSIYGDKWVVAATPFVPEDHSLRRNVQQILKQDESALLKLMSNQWREVFKKTLGNAERSLVGELIDTRNSWAHNKPLSTDDAYRALDSVSRLLSAFSAPEADEVDKQKQELLRVRFTEQARRETRRATHQPLEGTPVGGLKPWREIVTPHPDVASGSYQQAEFAADLWQVYLDEGSDEYRIPTEFFSRTFLTEGLKQLLTNALLRLSSNAGDPVIELQTNFGGGKTHAMLALYHLFMGVPASKLPGLEPVLEAANVLPPPKVNTAVLVGNKISPGQPQPKKDGTFVRTLWGELAWQLGGREAYEMIREADETSTNPGDALRLLFNRYAPCLILIDEWVAYARQLHEINDLPGGSFDTHFTFAQTLSESAKNANQTLLVVSIPASDNEIGGDRGKAALSRLKNAIGRVESPWRPATADESFEIVRRRLFQPITEENGFIARDAIIRAFAEMYQNQSQEFPSECREGSYKRRLENAYPIHPELFDRLYNDWSTLDKFQRTRGVLRLMAKVIHSLWEGQDKSLLIMPASVPMDDGQVQTELTRYLEDNWVPVIEKDVDGYNSLPLACDRQNPNLGRYSACRRVARTIYLGSAPTLRAANRGVEDHRIKLGCVQPGESAATFGDALRRLTDQSTHLYVDNTRYWFSTQPSVTRLAQDRAEQIQQDQDKVWDEIILRLKADKQRGEFAGVHIAPDSSADVPDEMAVRLVVMGPQHPHKNKETETQARARAEEILNQKGASPRYCKNMLLFLAPDKAKLELLEQSVCQYLAWNSIIRDKEALNLDVFQSNQATTKQQQTDKDVKSLIQEAYIWLLVPMQPNPQREIEWQEIRLHSSDSPIVQASRKAVHEEHLIANYAASRLRLEALDPYLWRDVNHLDLKKLWEYLAYYLYLPRIKNQQVLLEAIALGVAALLWNENFAYATGWDESKGRYLCLKTAEHITVTLSSQSLIVKPEVAQRQLEADAAMAKPPTPPLVKEGTGSYKTEKEKTIDTVVTSDDSSNDKVTVIVPPKRFYGSVKLDALRLRRDVGQIADEVIQHLSSLVDAEVEITLELQVTVPEGVPDNVIRIVSENCRVLKFSNQGFEQE, from the coding sequence ATGTCCGTAAGTAACCGCGAACGAGTTGGCAGGGTGCTAGACCTTTTGAGAGATGGCTTATATCCTTTTGTGGAAAGGGAAATGCGTTCCATTTATGGCGATAAGTGGGTAGTTGCCGCTACACCTTTTGTTCCAGAAGACCACAGCCTAAGACGTAATGTCCAGCAAATTCTTAAGCAAGACGAATCAGCACTGCTGAAACTCATGTCTAACCAGTGGCGTGAGGTGTTCAAAAAGACTCTGGGCAATGCTGAAAGAAGCTTGGTTGGGGAATTAATTGACACGCGCAACTCTTGGGCGCACAACAAGCCACTCTCTACAGATGATGCCTATCGCGCTCTTGATAGCGTATCGCGGTTACTTTCTGCTTTTTCTGCACCAGAAGCAGATGAAGTTGATAAACAAAAACAAGAACTTTTGCGGGTACGCTTTACAGAACAAGCCCGTCGTGAAACTCGTCGTGCTACTCACCAACCTCTAGAAGGCACTCCTGTAGGCGGTTTAAAACCCTGGCGAGAAATTGTTACACCTCACCCAGATGTTGCCTCTGGTAGCTACCAACAAGCAGAATTTGCTGCCGACCTCTGGCAAGTTTATTTAGATGAAGGTTCCGACGAATATCGTATACCTACAGAGTTTTTTAGCCGCACTTTTCTCACCGAAGGGCTAAAGCAACTGCTCACAAATGCCTTGCTACGTCTTTCTAGCAATGCAGGCGACCCCGTTATCGAACTGCAAACCAACTTTGGTGGCGGCAAAACCCACGCGATGCTGGCACTATACCACCTGTTTATGGGAGTTCCCGCATCCAAGTTACCCGGATTGGAACCAGTGCTGGAAGCGGCAAATGTTTTACCTCCGCCAAAAGTTAACACAGCAGTGCTGGTAGGAAATAAAATTTCTCCCGGTCAGCCTCAACCTAAAAAAGATGGCACATTTGTCCGAACACTTTGGGGCGAATTAGCTTGGCAACTGGGCGGTAGGGAAGCCTACGAAATGATTCGAGAAGCAGATGAAACTTCAACTAACCCTGGCGATGCCCTCCGGCTGCTGTTTAACCGCTATGCACCCTGCCTGATTTTAATTGATGAATGGGTGGCTTATGCCCGACAGCTTCACGAAATAAACGACCTTCCGGGGGGCAGCTTTGACACTCACTTTACCTTTGCCCAGACTTTGAGTGAGTCGGCAAAAAACGCTAACCAAACTCTTTTGGTCGTGAGTATTCCTGCATCTGATAATGAGATTGGAGGCGATCGCGGTAAAGCAGCCTTAAGTAGACTCAAAAATGCTATTGGCAGAGTCGAATCTCCTTGGCGACCAGCAACTGCCGATGAAAGCTTTGAAATTGTGCGGCGGCGGCTGTTTCAACCCATCACCGAAGAAAATGGCTTTATTGCCCGTGATGCCATCATCCGTGCCTTTGCAGAAATGTACCAAAACCAATCTCAGGAGTTTCCTAGTGAGTGCCGAGAAGGTAGTTACAAACGACGGCTAGAAAATGCCTATCCTATCCATCCAGAACTGTTTGACCGACTTTATAATGACTGGTCAACTCTCGACAAATTCCAACGCACGCGGGGTGTGCTGCGACTGATGGCAAAGGTGATTCATTCACTTTGGGAAGGACAGGACAAGAGTTTGTTAATCATGCCTGCCAGCGTGCCAATGGATGACGGACAGGTACAAACAGAATTGACTCGCTACCTGGAAGATAATTGGGTGCCAGTGATTGAAAAAGATGTAGATGGATATAATTCTCTACCATTGGCGTGCGATCGCCAAAACCCGAACTTAGGACGTTACTCTGCCTGTCGTCGTGTCGCCCGGACGATTTACCTTGGTTCTGCTCCTACTCTGAGAGCAGCTAATCGTGGTGTAGAAGATCATCGGATCAAGTTAGGGTGTGTTCAACCAGGGGAAAGTGCAGCAACTTTTGGCGATGCTTTGCGCCGGCTTACCGACCAGTCCACACATCTTTATGTCGATAATACTCGTTACTGGTTCTCAACTCAGCCTAGTGTCACCAGACTTGCCCAAGACAGAGCCGAGCAAATCCAACAGGATCAGGATAAAGTTTGGGATGAAATCATTCTCCGATTAAAGGCTGATAAGCAACGTGGCGAGTTTGCTGGAGTACATATTGCTCCCGACTCCTCCGCAGATGTTCCTGATGAAATGGCTGTAAGGCTGGTTGTCATGGGGCCACAACATCCCCATAAAAATAAGGAAACTGAAACTCAAGCCCGCGCCAGAGCCGAAGAAATACTGAATCAAAAGGGAGCCAGTCCTCGGTACTGCAAAAATATGTTGCTGTTCCTAGCACCAGACAAGGCAAAACTGGAGCTATTAGAACAATCTGTTTGCCAGTACCTCGCCTGGAATTCGATTATTCGGGATAAAGAAGCCTTAAACTTAGATGTTTTTCAAAGCAATCAGGCGACAACTAAACAACAGCAAACCGACAAAGATGTAAAAAGTTTAATTCAGGAAGCTTACATCTGGTTGTTAGTGCCAATGCAACCCAACCCCCAAAGAGAGATTGAATGGCAAGAAATTCGATTGCACTCATCAGACTCTCCTATTGTGCAAGCAAGTCGTAAAGCAGTTCATGAAGAACATTTGATTGCTAACTATGCAGCCAGTCGTCTGCGCCTAGAAGCCCTCGATCCATATCTCTGGCGCGATGTAAACCACCTCGACCTTAAGAAGTTGTGGGAGTACTTAGCGTACTACCTTTACCTGCCACGCATCAAAAATCAACAGGTGCTATTAGAAGCGATCGCACTTGGAGTTGCAGCATTACTGTGGAATGAAAACTTTGCTTATGCCACAGGCTGGGATGAATCAAAAGGACGTTACCTTTGTTTGAAAACGGCTGAACACATTACCGTAACACTGAGTAGTCAAAGCCTGATAGTTAAACCCGAAGTAGCGCAACGCCAGCTTGAGGCAGATGCTGCTATGGCTAAACCTCCAACTCCACCACTAGTTAAAGAAGGAACAGGAAGTTATAAGACTGAAAAGGAAAAAACTATTGACACTGTAGTAACATCAGATGACTCCTCTAATGACAAAGTAACTGTCATAGTTCCACCAAAACGTTTCTATGGTTCAGTCAAATTGGACGCATTGCGATTACGACGTGACGTAGGACAAATAGCAGACGAGGTTATTCAACACCTCAGTAGTTTGGTAGATGCTGAAGTAGAAATTACCTTGGAACTTCAGGTCACTGTCCCTGAAGGAGTACCAGATAATGTAATTCGCATAGTCAGCGAGAATTGCCGGGTTCTCAAATTTAGTAATCAGGGATTTGAACAAGAATGA